The Vescimonas coprocola genome includes a window with the following:
- a CDS encoding pyridoxamine kinase codes for MKRVASIQDISCLGRCSLTVALPVISAMEVECAILPTAVLSAHTMFPDILCRDLTADILPIARYWQSQQVRLDAVYTGYLASPRQVEDVCQALEVLAGPDTLRFVDPAMADGGALYTGFDEDFPRHMARLVAQADVVTPNLTEACLLTGTPYREDYDLPQLRDILRKLAELGPRHVVLTGVPYGPDKLGVLAYTPAEDRFFEYGSRRIDAHFPGTGDLFSSACVGALMRGKPLEEALRLAVDFTLLCIQVTCRDESAPWYGVEFEKALRYLPELLER; via the coding sequence ATGAAACGTGTCGCCAGTATTCAGGATATTTCGTGTCTGGGCCGCTGCTCGCTGACGGTGGCGCTGCCTGTGATCTCCGCCATGGAGGTGGAGTGCGCCATTCTGCCCACCGCCGTACTCAGCGCCCACACCATGTTCCCGGACATCCTCTGCCGGGACCTGACGGCGGATATCCTGCCCATCGCCCGATACTGGCAGAGCCAGCAGGTGCGGCTGGACGCCGTCTACACCGGCTATCTGGCCTCTCCCCGACAGGTGGAGGATGTCTGCCAGGCGTTGGAGGTGCTGGCGGGGCCGGATACCCTACGCTTCGTGGACCCGGCCATGGCCGATGGGGGAGCGCTCTACACGGGCTTTGACGAGGATTTTCCCCGCCACATGGCCCGCTTGGTGGCGCAGGCGGACGTGGTGACACCCAATCTCACAGAGGCCTGCCTGCTGACGGGGACCCCCTACCGGGAGGACTACGACTTGCCTCAACTGCGGGATATCCTGCGGAAGCTGGCGGAGCTGGGTCCCCGTCACGTGGTGCTGACCGGCGTCCCCTATGGCCCGGATAAGTTGGGCGTGCTGGCCTATACCCCGGCGGAGGATCGCTTCTTTGAATACGGCAGCCGCCGCATTGACGCCCATTTCCCCGGCACGGGGGATCTCTTCTCCTCCGCCTGCGTAGGTGCTCTGATGCGGGGCAAGCCGCTGGAGGAGGCCCTGCGTTTGGCGGTGGATTTCACGCTGCTGTGCATCCAAGTCACCTGCCGGGATGAAAGCGCCCCGTGGTACGGGGTGGAGTTTGAAAAAGCACTGCGGTATCTCCCAGAGCTGCTGGAGCGATAA
- a CDS encoding ParB/RepB/Spo0J family partition protein: MSVKTRDLGMTPLDDLFSTDESRAESQLEKVVTLNPAEISDFPNHPFKVKQDEAMAEMVESVRKYGVLVPALVRPKADGGYEMVAGHRRKFAATLAELPEIPCIVRDLTDDEATIIMVDSNLQRETILPSEKAFAYKMKLDAMKRQVGRPSKENSVPVGQNFDGKTSRELLAAKSPDSNTQIQRYIRLTELIPSILQMVDDGKIAFRPAVELSYLSSKQQEALYSTMECEDCTPSLAQAIKMKEFSKDGKLTEEVILSIMQEEKPNQKEQFKMSKERISKYFAPGTPAQKIEDTIIKALELYRKRQRDREAER, translated from the coding sequence TTGAGCGTAAAAACGAGAGATTTAGGGATGACGCCGCTCGATGACCTGTTCTCCACCGATGAAAGCCGTGCGGAATCGCAGCTTGAAAAGGTCGTGACGCTGAATCCTGCCGAGATCTCCGACTTCCCGAATCACCCGTTCAAGGTCAAACAGGACGAGGCAATGGCAGAGATGGTCGAGAGCGTCCGAAAATACGGTGTGTTAGTTCCGGCTCTTGTCCGCCCGAAAGCGGACGGCGGCTATGAAATGGTGGCAGGTCACAGGCGCAAGTTTGCGGCAACCTTGGCAGAGCTGCCGGAGATTCCCTGTATCGTCCGTGATCTCACCGATGATGAAGCGACCATTATCATGGTGGACAGCAACCTGCAACGGGAAACGATCCTGCCGTCCGAAAAGGCATTTGCCTATAAAATGAAGCTGGATGCGATGAAACGGCAAGTAGGCAGACCAAGCAAGGAAAATTCTGTCCCAGTGGGACAGAATTTCGATGGTAAAACATCAAGGGAGCTGCTGGCGGCTAAATCGCCGGATAGCAATACCCAAATCCAACGCTATATCCGTCTGACCGAGCTGATCCCCTCCATCCTGCAAATGGTGGACGACGGGAAAATCGCTTTCCGCCCTGCCGTGGAGCTTTCCTACCTTTCTTCAAAGCAGCAGGAAGCCCTGTACAGCACCATGGAATGTGAGGACTGCACGCCGTCTTTGGCGCAGGCCATCAAAATGAAGGAGTTTAGCAAGGACGGCAAGCTGACCGAGGAAGTCATCCTCTCCATCATGCAGGAGGAAAAGCCGAATCAGAAAGAGCAGTTCAAAATGTCGAAAGAGCGTATCAGCAAATATTTTGCGCCGGGGACGCCCGCACAGAAAATCGAAGATACCATTATTAAGGCTTTGGAGCTATACCGCAAACGGCAGCGTGATCGTGAAGCCGAAAGGTAG
- a CDS encoding pyridoxamine 5'-phosphate oxidase family protein — protein sequence MFRDIRKKKNQISTEAAEQLLIQARRGVLAVNGREGYPYAIPINYYYDREAQKIYFHGARAGHKAEAIRACDKVCFTVYGSETIREEAWAPYLRSVVVFGRCRLLEQSLETMALLKRFAMKYYPEEQLADEEIRQDGAAAQLFEIEIHHLSGKEVQEK from the coding sequence ATGTTTCGAGACATCCGGAAGAAGAAAAATCAGATCAGCACGGAGGCAGCGGAGCAGCTTCTGATTCAGGCCCGCCGGGGCGTTCTGGCCGTAAACGGCCGGGAGGGCTACCCCTACGCCATCCCCATCAACTACTATTACGACCGGGAGGCGCAGAAAATTTACTTCCACGGCGCCCGTGCCGGCCACAAGGCGGAGGCCATCCGGGCCTGCGATAAGGTGTGCTTCACCGTCTACGGCAGTGAGACGATCCGGGAGGAGGCGTGGGCGCCGTACCTCCGGAGCGTCGTGGTGTTCGGCCGGTGTCGCCTGCTGGAGCAGAGCCTGGAGACTATGGCGCTGCTAAAGCGCTTCGCCATGAAGTATTACCCGGAGGAGCAGTTGGCGGACGAGGAGATCCGGCAGGATGGCGCTGCCGCCCAGCTCTTCGAGATCGAGATCCACCACCTCAGCGGAAAAGAAGTGCAGGAGAAGTAA
- a CDS encoding SpaA isopeptide-forming pilin-related protein: MKKFYRRSISGLLALLICFTTILGSSVTALATSVPAETAKSYSVAFPRNGDANLDTSGTWGHDELHYMNGWTSGEKTWMTTLHTIGDFNGPACYCIEPGVPRLLERTYTRYGEDYWKDYPSECNSTIDADTIKTLLGRIMQYGYQGNLSLGWRSQNNADADKLAHMMATQVLVWETVVGERDANFNHVDPGRADAVKSVYRTSHPLYSRFSAYYDSMEASVKKHTILPSFMARSTGKAQTVEMNWDGSRYTTTLTDTNGVLSDYTFSSEQTGIDFTTRGNTLTITAEAAPTKPLIISATKTNIRKGVVVWSDGHYGPDGTMQDVVTYSATISDPVKAYLNLKVSYGSTKIIKTSEDGKVEGISFTITGNGVNKTVTTGAGGVIQIDNLAPGVYTVTEQSCDKYEPQEVRRVTVVSGQVATVNFNNTLKRGTLIVTKTSEDGLNEGVKFHLYGTSLSGLAVDEYAVTDSTGKAVFSDVLIGTGYTLEEVDTAIRYVVPANQTAAVEWNTVTNKSFTNILKKWNVTVTKSDAETGLPQGDATLAGAVYGIYKGDQLVDAYTTDANGQFTTKYYVCGDDWTIREITPSEGYLLDSAVYPIGAEAKNYTMEYNTTANDVTEQIIKGRIAIIKHTDDGETQLETPEAGAEFAVFLKTAGSYDSAKASERDYLICDENGYAVTKDLPYGIYTVHQTKGWDGRELLADFDVYIAKDGQTYRYLANNRNFESYIKIVKVDAETGKVIPLAGAGFRLYRPDRSLITQTFTYPEVTTIDTFYTNSDGYLITPEKLEYGTGYSLVEVSAPCGYTLNSEPIYFDVTADNATEENTVTVVEVTKPNTAQKGVIRINKSGEAFSSVTEADGIYQPVFAVKGLEGAVYEITAAEDIITPDGTLRYAAGAVVDTVTTDETGLAESKPLYLGKYEVKEITAPTGYVLNTEIHTAELVYAGQEVEITETAADFCNERQKAAVSLDKVLEQDERFGIGKNGELSAVTFGLFAAEELTAADGSIIPADGLLEIVSMDENGHAVCKTDLPFGSYYLKELSTDGHYILSDEKYPIVFEYAGQDTALVEIKANGGAPIENKLLYGEIRGLKKNEGGSGLAGALIGLFRADCTEFTTENAILTATSAEDGSFSFTRVPYGNWIVREIEAPTGFVLSEKAYPVTVDADCAVIEVEIENTCIRGTVQLTKTDRDYPDNKLTGAEFTVYRDSNDNKELDADDERLGTLTETGIGVYEMSDLLYGGYFVKETKAPAGFYLDDNAYYFEIVEDGKTVTVENEAGKGFVNAPQVGSLKIIKTSSDGKIEGFSFRVTGPNGYVGVFTTDKNGEIIIENLRIGEYVVSEVSDGASSAYVLPADKTASVFEGAVTQVEMHNELRDTPKTGDDSNPALWLALLGISAAGAAVLGVVGFRKRRKEGAE, from the coding sequence ATGAAAAAGTTTTATCGCAGGAGCATTTCGGGGCTTTTGGCTCTATTGATCTGCTTCACTACTATTCTTGGAAGCAGTGTGACTGCCCTTGCCACATCGGTTCCGGCGGAAACGGCAAAGTCCTATTCTGTGGCATTTCCCAGAAACGGAGATGCAAATCTGGATACCAGCGGCACATGGGGACATGATGAACTTCATTATATGAACGGCTGGACATCCGGCGAAAAAACATGGATGACAACACTGCACACTATTGGGGACTTTAACGGCCCGGCCTGTTATTGCATTGAACCGGGCGTACCCCGTCTGCTGGAAAGAACTTACACCCGCTATGGCGAAGATTATTGGAAGGACTACCCATCCGAGTGCAACAGTACCATTGATGCCGATACGATCAAGACGCTGCTGGGACGGATCATGCAGTACGGTTATCAGGGCAATCTGTCTCTCGGCTGGCGTTCACAGAATAATGCAGATGCCGACAAGTTGGCGCACATGATGGCAACACAGGTTTTGGTATGGGAAACCGTTGTCGGTGAGCGTGATGCAAACTTTAACCATGTTGACCCCGGCAGAGCTGATGCCGTGAAATCCGTTTATCGGACAAGCCATCCGCTGTACAGCCGTTTTTCTGCTTATTATGACAGTATGGAAGCCAGTGTGAAAAAACACACCATCCTTCCAAGCTTTATGGCCCGAAGCACAGGCAAGGCTCAGACCGTTGAGATGAATTGGGACGGTAGCCGTTATACGACCACTCTGACCGACACCAACGGTGTGCTGAGTGATTATACCTTTTCCTCAGAGCAGACCGGAATCGATTTTACGACCCGTGGTAATACACTGACGATCACCGCCGAAGCGGCACCTACAAAGCCCTTGATAATCTCGGCTACCAAAACCAATATTCGCAAAGGCGTTGTGGTGTGGAGTGACGGCCATTACGGCCCCGACGGAACAATGCAGGATGTGGTCACTTACAGCGCCACGATCAGCGATCCCGTCAAAGCCTATCTTAACCTGAAAGTGTCCTACGGCAGCACCAAGATCATCAAGACAAGTGAGGACGGCAAGGTCGAGGGCATTTCCTTTACAATCACCGGCAATGGCGTGAACAAGACCGTTACGACGGGTGCGGGCGGTGTCATTCAGATCGACAACCTTGCCCCCGGCGTTTACACCGTCACCGAGCAGAGCTGCGACAAATACGAGCCGCAGGAGGTGCGCCGTGTCACTGTCGTCAGCGGTCAGGTGGCAACGGTCAATTTCAATAATACCTTGAAGCGCGGAACCCTCATTGTGACCAAGACCTCCGAGGACGGCTTGAACGAGGGCGTGAAATTCCACCTCTACGGCACTTCACTTTCGGGGCTTGCGGTGGATGAATACGCCGTGACCGACAGCACGGGCAAAGCCGTATTTTCCGATGTGCTGATCGGCACGGGCTATACGCTGGAGGAAGTCGATACGGCGATCCGCTATGTCGTCCCCGCAAATCAGACGGCGGCGGTGGAATGGAACACCGTCACAAACAAGAGCTTTACGAACATTCTGAAAAAGTGGAATGTGACCGTCACCAAGAGCGACGCCGAAACGGGTCTGCCGCAGGGCGATGCCACCCTTGCCGGTGCCGTCTACGGCATCTATAAGGGCGACCAGCTTGTGGACGCCTACACTACGGATGCCAACGGGCAGTTCACCACGAAATACTATGTCTGCGGCGACGACTGGACCATCCGTGAGATCACGCCCTCCGAGGGCTATCTGCTGGACAGCGCCGTTTATCCCATCGGCGCAGAGGCAAAGAACTACACCATGGAATACAACACCACGGCAAACGATGTGACCGAGCAGATCATCAAGGGCAGAATCGCCATCATCAAGCACACCGACGACGGCGAAACCCAGCTTGAAACGCCGGAGGCCGGAGCGGAGTTTGCGGTTTTCCTGAAAACCGCAGGCTCTTATGACAGCGCTAAGGCATCCGAGCGTGACTATCTGATCTGCGATGAAAACGGCTATGCGGTCACAAAAGATCTGCCCTACGGCATCTATACGGTGCATCAGACCAAGGGCTGGGACGGCCGTGAGCTGCTTGCCGATTTCGATGTGTATATCGCCAAGGACGGGCAGACCTATCGCTACCTTGCCAACAACCGCAATTTTGAGAGTTACATCAAGATCGTCAAGGTGGATGCCGAAACGGGCAAGGTCATTCCGCTGGCAGGCGCAGGCTTCCGGCTCTACCGCCCGGACAGGTCGCTCATTACGCAGACTTTCACCTATCCCGAAGTCACCACCATTGACACCTTTTATACGAACAGCGACGGCTATCTCATTACACCCGAAAAGCTGGAATATGGCACGGGCTATTCGCTGGTGGAGGTTTCCGCCCCCTGCGGCTACACGCTGAACAGTGAGCCAATCTATTTTGATGTGACCGCCGACAACGCCACGGAGGAAAACACCGTTACGGTGGTCGAGGTCACGAAGCCAAACACGGCGCAAAAAGGCGTGATCCGAATCAACAAGAGCGGAGAGGCCTTTTCTTCCGTCACCGAGGCGGACGGCATCTATCAGCCGGTGTTTGCGGTCAAGGGGCTTGAGGGTGCAGTCTATGAGATCACCGCTGCCGAGGACATCATCACGCCGGACGGCACGCTCCGCTATGCGGCCGGAGCGGTCGTCGATACCGTGACCACCGACGAAACGGGGCTTGCCGAAAGTAAGCCGCTGTATCTCGGCAAATACGAGGTCAAGGAAATCACTGCACCCACCGGCTATGTGCTGAACACCGAAATCCACACGGCAGAGCTTGTCTACGCCGGGCAGGAGGTCGAGATCACCGAAACCGCTGCCGACTTCTGCAACGAGCGCCAGAAAGCCGCCGTTTCTCTGGATAAGGTCTTGGAGCAGGACGAGCGCTTCGGCATCGGCAAAAACGGTGAGCTTTCCGCCGTGACCTTTGGGCTGTTCGCCGCCGAGGAGCTGACCGCCGCTGACGGCAGCATCATTCCTGCCGACGGTCTGCTGGAGATCGTGTCGATGGACGAAAACGGTCACGCTGTCTGCAAGACCGATCTGCCGTTTGGCAGCTATTATCTCAAAGAGTTGTCCACGGACGGACACTATATCCTCTCCGATGAAAAGTACCCCATCGTGTTTGAGTACGCCGGGCAGGACACGGCACTGGTGGAAATCAAGGCAAACGGCGGCGCACCCATCGAAAACAAACTGCTCTACGGCGAGATCCGCGGGCTGAAAAAGAACGAGGGCGGCAGCGGCCTTGCCGGTGCGCTGATCGGGCTGTTCCGTGCGGACTGCACCGAGTTTACGACGGAAAACGCCATTTTGACTGCCACCTCTGCCGAGGACGGCAGTTTTTCTTTTACCCGTGTACCTTATGGCAACTGGATCGTGCGGGAGATCGAAGCCCCGACCGGCTTTGTGCTGTCGGAGAAAGCCTATCCCGTGACCGTCGATGCGGACTGTGCGGTGATCGAGGTGGAGATTGAAAACACCTGCATCCGTGGCACGGTACAGCTCACTAAAACCGACCGGGACTATCCCGACAACAAGCTGACGGGTGCGGAGTTCACCGTTTACCGTGACAGCAATGACAATAAGGAGCTGGATGCCGACGATGAACGGCTTGGCACACTCACCGAAACCGGCATCGGCGTTTATGAAATGTCCGATCTGCTCTACGGTGGCTATTTCGTCAAGGAAACGAAAGCGCCGGCGGGCTTCTATCTGGACGATAACGCCTACTATTTTGAGATCGTCGAGGACGGAAAGACCGTGACGGTGGAGAACGAGGCCGGAAAGGGCTTTGTCAATGCGCCGCAGGTCGGCTCTCTGAAAATCATCAAAACTTCCTCAGACGGCAAAATTGAGGGCTTCTCGTTCCGAGTCACCGGACCGAACGGCTATGTCGGCGTATTCACCACCGACAAAAACGGCGAGATCATCATTGAAAATCTCCGCATCGGTGAATATGTGGTGTCCGAGGTGTCGGACGGCGCATCTTCCGCCTATGTGCTGCCCGCTGACAAGACGGCATCCGTATTTGAAGGTGCGGTGACGCAAGTGGAGATGCACAATGAACTTCGTGACACGCCGAAAACCGGGGATGACAGCAACCCCGCCCTGTGGCTTGCCCTGCTCGGCATTTCCGCTGCGGGCGCTGCTGTGCTGGGCGTAGTCGGATTCAGAAAACGCAGAAAGGAGGGTGCAGAGTAA
- a CDS encoding ParA family protein, producing MANCKVIAVTNQKGGVGKTTTTANLGIGLAQENKRVLLIDADAQGSLTLSLGYPKPDELPVTLADVMQNVIDDTPMPDSYGILHHGEGVDLLPANIDLSGMEIRLINAMSRESVLRTYINSVKPHYDYILIDCMPSLGMMPINSLAAADSVIIPSQPSFLSAKGLDLLMQSIAKVKRQINPKLKIDGILFTMVDSRTNEAKEIIASLRAHYGEKIRVFGTEIPFSVRAAETSGRGKSIFAHDKNGKVAAAYRALTKEVLEIERKNERFRDDAAR from the coding sequence ATGGCGAATTGCAAAGTGATCGCGGTGACGAACCAAAAGGGAGGCGTGGGTAAAACCACGACCACCGCCAATCTCGGCATCGGACTGGCACAGGAGAACAAGCGGGTCTTGCTGATCGACGCCGATGCGCAAGGCTCCCTGACGCTTTCCCTCGGCTACCCGAAGCCGGATGAGCTGCCCGTGACGCTGGCGGATGTGATGCAGAATGTGATCGACGACACGCCCATGCCGGACAGCTACGGTATTTTGCACCATGGCGAAGGCGTAGACCTGCTCCCTGCGAACATCGACTTGTCGGGCATGGAAATTCGGCTCATCAACGCTATGAGCCGAGAGAGCGTACTGCGGACATATATCAATTCGGTCAAACCCCATTACGACTATATCCTCATTGACTGTATGCCCTCGCTCGGTATGATGCCGATCAACTCACTGGCCGCAGCGGACAGCGTGATCATTCCGTCGCAGCCGTCGTTTCTGTCGGCAAAGGGGCTGGATCTGCTGATGCAGTCCATCGCAAAGGTCAAACGGCAGATCAATCCCAAGCTGAAAATTGACGGCATCCTTTTTACGATGGTGGACAGCCGTACCAACGAGGCGAAGGAGATCATCGCTTCTCTGCGCGCCCACTACGGCGAGAAGATCCGTGTGTTTGGAACGGAAATACCCTTTTCCGTCCGAGCCGCAGAAACCAGCGGCCGGGGCAAGAGCATCTTTGCCCACGACAAGAACGGCAAGGTCGCCGCCGCATACCGTGCGCTGACAAAGGAGGTGTTGGAGATTGAGCGTAAAAACGAGAGATTTAGGGATGACGCCGCTCGATGA